The Delphinus delphis chromosome 11, mDelDel1.2, whole genome shotgun sequence DNA segment TCAGGGGCAGGAGTGCTGGCTCCCCTAAGGATGACCCTACGGATAAATCCGAAGTCCAGACAGAGCCCACAGGGCCTTGGGGGGCATGGGAGAGGGTGTTCCCCGCCACCTCCCCAACTGGATCTGACTccactctcctctctcctcccacattccagccacactggcttcttttacttcctTAAGCAGGTCTTGCTCCCCTGACACAGTATGTCACTGGCTGTGCTCTGAGCTGCCCTACAGCCatcggggctgggggtggggctggggggggacGGAGGGGGCTGGGCTGAGCAGCCCTAATCCCCCCAGGGAGTCTTTGGGGACAGACCTGGAAGGTGCCTAAGTGGCATTCTAGCCCCCATTCCAACCCTCTATCCATCAAAAAGTATCATCAAAGAAACAAAGAGCCtaagaaagattttcttttcatttccccaTGACTGCCTGGAGCTCCTCCATTAGAGCATCTCCTTTGCTCAGTGAAGAGAGCTCAGTCTTCCACAGTCTCccagaggatcaggcctgggagAGCCCTTCAGATCCACATAGCTCAGCCTCCTTGTGTTACAAATGGGGCAACTAAGGTCCAGAGAGGGCAAggcacctgcccaaggtcacacagcaagccagTGACAGAGCGGAGACTGAAATCCACTCCCTCCACTCCCAGCTCTGCGCTGTCAGTCACTGGCCTCTctcacttccctccctcctggctcTCCCATCTTTGGATGCCTGGACGCAGGCCCCACTCCTCCCATCCTACAGTTTCAGCCTCCAGACCCACCTGGAGGAGTCCTCCTCAGGGGAGAAGGGGCCATGGAGCTTAATGACGTTGAGTTTCCCCTCAAAGACGCCATAGCTGAGGGTGACCTGcgcagagagacacagagaagagagtgAAGGGTGCAGGGCGTCCCACTGGCGACCCCACAAGGGGGCAGCATTTGGGCAGAAACAGAGAAGGCACAGAAGGCATTTTGAGGGGCACAAAAAGCATTCCTCTGCACCTGAAATTCCACCGTCAGTAATGGCTGTTCCGCTGAgggccccaccccactcccctttGACCATAATCCCATTTGTGCCGCCAACGGTCCAGTTTACTAGGGAGGCTGGAACGATTCCCTCATCtacagattgggaaactgaggctcaaggcgGGAAAGCACCTTTCCAGAAAGTTGCATGCCTGAACGGAGGTTTCCTGAGACCCACTCTAGGGCCTGGGCAATCCGTCTCCACCCGGAGCCTAAGGTCACTCCACGAGAAATGAGGATACAGGATGATGACACCCGTCAAGAGGTAGCCAAGCACACTGGTTAAAGACTGTGGGCTTAGGGGCCACCCAAGCAGGGTTCAAATCCCTCTCTGTCCTCTACTAGCTGTGTGCCACAGTTAGTtccactctctgggcctcagtttctccatctgtagaatgggaataatgTTAGGACTCACCCCCACGTGAATGCTGTGGGGAAGCAGAGAGTTAAAGAAGTTAAGGCCCCAGTGTGCTGCCTGGCACAGCGGGGGATCTGAAAACCCCACCTGTAGGGTGCCCTGGTTTTGGCCGTCCAAAATCTGCCCCTCTTTCCTGGCTGTGATCCTAATGGGACCAATCTGCATCCCCGTTCTAGGTCTGGCCAATCAACTCTAACTCTAGGCACTGGTAGGAGACAGGTCATGTGACCCAAGTGGGCCATGTGACCAATGAGCACCAGTCCTGAGATCTGGTGGAAGGAGGAGCTCTCTTCCCATGGGTGGGGTGGAAACCAGGGGCTGCCACCTTGCCAGCATGAGGGTTGAGCCTGCCTGAGAATGAGGCCCACGTGGGGGAGGGCACATGAGAGAGGGGACAGGGTCTGAGCACCCAGACCCTGCCAGATCTAGCAAGTCAGGCCAAGCCCTCAGCTTCTCAGGTACGCGACTTAAACAGACCTTTTCTGTTTAATTAGTCTGTTGCCTCTCTGTCACTTGCAGCCAAaagggctctgactcactcacaCCATGAGGCAGAAGATCCCAGGGGCCTCCCAGCCAGGACCCTCTACGGGGCTGGAAACCCATGAGTTGGAGGGCGTGTCTGCAAGGCAGAGCCAGTTGGACCTCAGCAGAGTCATTCCTTGCCAGGTAGTGGGACgggtccctccccctcccccagcctgacaTTACACTTGGATGTCCCTGCTGAAGACCTGGTCCTTCCCAGTGACACCTGTAAGCTTTGGTGAAGGAGGGGGCTGCCGATAGGCAGGTGAAAAGGACTGGCCCCTTCAGAGGGTGCGGGGAGGATGGGAGgttgaagagaggagagagggaaggaggtagCATGTGGCGAGCTGGGTGGTCTGAACCTCAAGACGAGCTTCATCTCATGTGTGCAGGTCCCTCCAGCTGGCATTTGGGAACCAGATCAAATAATTTTAGCATCATAAATGCAGACCCTTGAGGGTTAGAGGTGGAGAGAGCTGAGTCACTGCATGCCCTCAAGGGGATCCTTTgccaccctgggcctcagtttctccatcaatAGGGGAGAGCCCCCACAAACACCTTCCCCAGTGCCACCTGCCCCAAGGCTGGCTCACCTGCTTTGGGAGCTGGGCAGCCCCCAGCAGCTGCAGGGTCTCCAGGTGGGAGTGGAAGAGAGGGCTGGGCTGCAGGTGGCCGCCCAGCTTGCACTCGACGATGTAGCCCACAGTGCAGTCATCAGGCAGCCGGATGAGGGCAGATGTGTCCACGAAGCGGGGGCCACTGAGGGACACAGTCATGCTGCAGGCACTGGCCTAAGGCCCTCGACACCTAaagccctccctgcctccctgaagACCCTGCCTCCGCCCAGGCCAGCTGGGAAAACGGAGCTTGGCTCTAGCATCTGCCTCTTGCATACTGTGTAGCCTTGTGCAAGTCAcaaggagcctcagtttcctcttctgtaaaatgggcatgataatgGCCCTGCCCTCACAAGGCTGTTGCGAGGATTAAGTGGAGGAAAGGTGAAAGGcagcccttttaaaaaatgtatcctttctttctctctctttcttttcattcattcactcactcattcattcattcttgagTTTGAGCATCTACCTGCTGCCAGCCACCATGACACAGAGGCTGAGGAcaaagagatgagaaagaaatgCTTCCTGCCCTCAACAGCAGCCCCGATTCTGGAGGGAGACAGATAGATGAGCAGGTCATTTCAGAGGACTGGTACTAAGTCAGAGGGAAGCACGAGGcgtggggacacagggaggacAAGGTGAATTCCCAGAGGATGTGGCAgtcttttgttttgctctttacTTAATCGTGGCAGTAGCAGTTTTTAAACAGAGTCTTACAGGATGAGCTGGAGTCAGCCAGGTGCCGAGCAGGGGAGGAGCGGTGTTCCAGGCAAGGGCGTCACCTGACTGCGTACCCCACGAACGCCGCGGGGGTGCCAGGCGGGGCAGCTTGCCCCGCTGTGCAGGATGCCTGACTGAGGGGTCGAGTGGGTGCAGAAACCCAGCCgttgcccccctccccaggctgcacCTGCCCAGAGTGGGTACATTTTTCTAATTCACACAAATGTACCATAGAGGTGGACAGAAGCCTCGATGGGGGCAGCCCAGGCACAGGGATGACCCCTGGTTGTGTGTACATGCCTGCTGTCGACAGATGCTAGGACAGCACTCCTGCTCCCAGCCAGGGCACAAACTGGCCCTGGAGGACCCCTCCCGTCCAGGGTAGGGCACGGCAGGCTGGTGTAGTGACAGAGCACGCAGGCCTTAGAGCCAAACCCAGCAGCTGAGCGACCTTGAACCAATTACTTTGCTTAGCCCCtcagcacctcagtttcctcagcccAGTAGAAATAAGGCCAACGCCCCTTCCTCCCCGGGGGCTGTGATACTCTTAGCAAAGCACAGGCCTGGCTCAGAGCCAACCCTCAATTCAAGGTAGCGACACTGATGCAGCTGTTAATAACAGCCTGCTCGGCAGACCTCAAGAGGCTAGACCTCGGCCACGTCCTCTCTAGAATATCAGCACCCCCACCAGGTACTGAGGGCTTCCACTACTCCCACGATCCCCCTCAGTCTGAGCCCTCTAGGACCATCCCAGCTCAAatttcacctcttccaggaagccttccctcctttccccaaGCAGAAGGCCCTACTCCCTCCTCTGAGTGCCCTTCCAGTTGGCCTTCACCTCCCCTGTGACAGTGACCAGTCAGAAGAGGGCTGAAAACGGGCCCTAACGTTTGCCGGGCTCCTGCCAGGTGCCAGCCCAGACACTTTTTCATTTAACCCTTACAACAACCACTGGCCATTGTATTATCaggtccattttacagatgggggcaCTGAGGCTCCTGGAGATTACACAACTTGCCTGTGTGTGGCAGAGTGACTAGGCGGTGTACCCCCAAGGGCATGGTGACAGGTGGCTTGCTCACCACTAACCGTGTAACTCTGTGATGCAGCGGGAATGAGAGGTAGTTTCTCCTGAGCTCGCTCTCAAGCCCTTCCTGCTGCAAAGGCCCCACCCACACACCAGCCAACACCCCCTCTCTGCACCCCCCCACCTCTTCCACCAGTCTCTAGGTCTCTGCTTACCTGGCCCATGGggccatcttcaaagccagtttGCGGTTGATGCAGAAGCCGGCGCCCCCGGTGGCAAACCAGAACTGTACCAGCCTCTgcggggagagatggggagggccAAAACGTAGggtgagcctggggtgggggcaaCAGCCAGGGCCCCCCTTACCCCCAACAAGCATGGctcaaaactttttatttcacaTCTCACTAAAGTCTTCCTACAGCCTGacattattatgcccattttatagataaggaaaccgagacccaaagtcacatagctattTAAGAATGATGGGGACAACAATTAGACCCCAATCTGGCTGGATTTCAGTTAAAGAGGACACATATCATATTTGTCCACCCAGTGCACCTTATCCCTATCCTCAGAGAAACATCCCCATGTGGTTCAGGAGGGACTGCCCAACACAGCACCTGCTCCCATAGGTCACAGATACAGGCAGGTGCCCCAGGAATGATGGATCACAAGACCACACCTTTGACCCAGTGACTGGCTCAGCAACAGACTCAGCCAGCCAATCAGAGTCCTCGCCTGAGCTCCATATGCTGTGAGGGAGAGATGCTTTGACAGGGTCACCAGTAAAGGTAATCCTGATGCCATTTACACCGGGCCATGAACACTGGCCTCACCACTCCCAACTCCTGGGACCAAGAAAGCTTTTCTGCAAAAGGAGAGAATGAGGTCtcatggaggaaagagagaagggcaGGCAGGCCTGTGAGCCCCTAAGGCCAGCAAACCCCTTGGCATTTCAATCTCAGCAACCAATACCACCCCTTTGGGGTGTAAACCACTTTCTGCCCTCACCCAACATCACCATGGCCCAAGGCCCCTTCTACCTCCTCTGTGAGGACCTGTGAATTCACATGAATTTCTTTAAGgcttttgagaaacactgaaccTCTTCAGCTGTATCATCTCTTGGTCAAACAAGTGCCCTAAAGTTACCTTCTCCCAAGTACAGAGTTGGTGCTTCACTGATGCGTGTTACATTGGGTTGGGTCACCTCCCATGATGCAGCAGTGAGAAGAGCCGTGGGCAGGGAGCTGGAAAGTGGAAGGGCCCCCGCCTCCTCCACTGcacagctgtgtaaccttgagaaAGTTCCTGCCCCTCTCTGTACCTCAGATTTGTCACCTGTGAGTACAACATTGGCTCCAGTTCTGAAATCCGGTGGTTCTCCTGGCCCAGAGGTGTCCTCCTCCTAAAGACCTCTACGAGCTTACTTCTGGAAACTCTGCCCTCTTAGAGAGAGGTCAGGCCTCAACCAGGCAGAATGAATGGTTTCTTGAGGACCTGACACACAGGAGGTGcccaataaatgcttgtttaatGAATTGATGAGGGCAGGGCTTCCACTCCCAGAGAACTGTAGCAACGTCAGCAGCGACCATGCAAGTGCCTAACCCTGAGCACTGACTATGCAGAGCCCTGTGCTGTAGGTGAGGTGACCAAGGTGCACAGAACTGAGGTCCCAGAGCTGGGACTGACTCCAAGCCCGAGCCCTTGCCCCCTTTGCTGTCCCACCCTGGGGGATGCCAGGGTCTTAACAGACCAGGACACTTTGGAGCAGAGTCCTGGGATCCCGCTGGTGGGGTGTCTGACAAGGAGGGCATTCATGCACGTTGTGAGGTCGGGGACGGGGTGTGCCCAGGACTGGGTGTGTCCTGAACCAGCACGGGAAGAACACAGCTCAGAGATGAGGCTGTGCTGAGTCGGGTGCTGATTGATAACACACTCTAGTGTCCACCACGTGGCAGATCCCGTTCCAAGCCCTTGGATAGATGACcgcatttaattctttttttgctcacaacagccctatgaggtagtGACTGTTTTCactgattttacagataaggaaaccaaggcacagagaggtgaggtgacttcattcaaggtcacaaagccaggaGGTAGCAGGGCTGGTGTGTGAACCCTGGGAGTCAGGTTCCAGAGCGGAGCTCTCAAACTCTTAGGTCAGGGATGAGGAGGTGTGGGAGTCTGGAAGACCCCGCGGCTCACCTGGCATCAGCTCGCTCACACACGCTCCCCCAAGGCCCAGGAAGATTTAATTAGGGCTCAGAGGCTGATTAGCTGCAGATAATTAAGGTTCTGTGCTCCCTGCTCTTGGTTTCCCTAGTGAAGCAGATGGTGACCCTGGGAGGGAGAAAACCCCACAACTGGCCCAGCTCCCGCTCCAGGCACCACGTCTAGAGAGGGGGACCCATGGCCTGACTCTTCACAGGGGCCAAGGAAGCCCTAGGGGCAAAATCTGGCGACCTAAACCTGTCCATTCAGGTCTGGAGCTGAAGCCGGTGCTGGGAACCCTGTTGTACCAGGTGTCAACTCAGTTGCTGGTTAGTGAAATCTGGAAAGACGAGGGGTGTctagaggagaggaggggaggggagggttcaGGGGCTCCCGGCAGCCACAATTTACTACCCGGCCCAGCGGATTCAGCATTTTAATAATCTGTACAACTACATGGTGATGCCAGGTGGCTAGGAGCCCCGCCGTGGAGTCAGGAAGCCTcaactcacccccacccccatgctcaCTGTGTGACCAGGACGAGCCACTGCTCCTCCGTGGCCGAGGCCCTACTAAGCACCAGTCTCTGTGCCTTACCTGCATTATCTCAATCTCCCCATTTCATAAAGGACGAGACTGAGGATCACAGGCGAAGCCACCAGCCGAGACACACCCGGTTGCAGCCAAATCTGAAACCCAGAAAACCCACCGGACCCCTCCACAGCCCCGCCCCCGCATGGCCCCGCCCCGCATGGCCCCGCCCCCGGGGCCAGCGGCCAATGCACAAAGGAGGCAGCGAGGGAACCGACCGTGCGGTTGTTCGGCTGCGGCTCAGAAGCGTGGATAGGCCGGTTCAGGCTGGGCCGGCCGATGTAGACGTCGCGGGTCCACGGGAAGGTTTTTAGCAGCTTCAGCAGCGCCCTCGGGTTCAGATAGTTGTCGTCATCCACATGACAGAACCACCTGTGGGGATGGAACGCGGGACAGTGAACCTGGAGGGGGTTCCCAAGGGCTGCCAGCCAGCCAGACTCCGCCCTGCGCCCTCAACAGACttatggggtgggggaggctaACACTGAAGGCACTGGTGTGTGCTGTGCCAGGCAGCGTCTGGTGTAAGCTCATGAGGAAGTTGTGCCCACTTCACAGGTGGGAACCAAGACTCAGGAAGGTTAagacacttgcccaaggtcacacagccagtgaacAGCAGAATTGGAATCCCATCTGTCTGTCCAGAGACAGATCCCAGCAGGCCCTACATGTGATTAAATTCACAGGGCCCGGACA contains these protein-coding regions:
- the MFNG gene encoding beta-1,3-N-acetylglucosaminyltransferase manic fringe isoform X1 translates to MQCRLLRGLAGVLLTLLCMGLLSLRYYSSPSPQGVPETPGLSPPSPRPPELQLHDVFIAVKTTRAFHRSRLELLLDTWVSRTREQTFIFTDSLDEGLQERLGSHLVVTNCSAEHSHPALSCKMAAEFDAFLASGLRWFCHVDDDNYLNPRALLKLLKTFPWTRDVYIGRPSLNRPIHASEPQPNNRTRLVQFWFATGGAGFCINRKLALKMAPWASGPRFVDTSALIRLPDDCTVGYIVECKLGGHLQPSPLFHSHLETLQLLGAAQLPKQVTLSYGVFEGKLNVIKLHGPFSPEEDSSRFRSLHCLLYPDTPWCPQLVAR
- the MFNG gene encoding beta-1,3-N-acetylglucosaminyltransferase manic fringe isoform X3, which gives rise to MKASRRDWVTLGSHLVVTNCSAEHSHPALSCKMAAEFDAFLASGLRWFCHVDDDNYLNPRALLKLLKTFPWTRDVYIGRPSLNRPIHASEPQPNNRTRLVQFWFATGGAGFCINRKLALKMAPWASGPRFVDTSALIRLPDDCTVGYIVECKLGGHLQPSPLFHSHLETLQLLGAAQLPKQVTLSYGVFEGKLNVIKLHGPFSPEEDSSRFRSLHCLLYPDTPWCPQLVAR